The following proteins are co-located in the Sphingomonas panacis genome:
- a CDS encoding MFS transporter, whose product MSTKSIGNPHADTPPGGHGRGTHGNVGTHGDIAPAEIAIGVIIGRTSEFFDFFVYAIASVLVFPQLIFSDVDRLTGTLYSFAIFALAFIARPIGSLIFMTIDRLYGRGTKLTIAIFMLGGATAAVAFLPGSDQIGKTAGVLLAVFRIGQGLALGGAWDGLSSLLALNAPEAKRGWYAMIPQLGAPLGLMVASALFAFLVSTLSASDFIEWGWRYPFFVAFAINVVALFARLRIVSTPDYQNLFESRDLQPAPVLETVTSQGRNIIIGAFAPLASFAMFHMVTVFPLSWVYLFTKQSPARFLEIEIGGGIVGFFAVLASGLLADRFGRRSVLGVSAVAIAAFSGFAPQLLNGGDVGEIIFMVFGFAILGIGFGQSSGVVAGNFTSHHRYTGAALTSDLAWLVGAAFAPLAALLLASNFGVLAAGAYLLSGAVGTIAALFINRELGQKFS is encoded by the coding sequence ATGAGTACGAAGAGTATCGGCAACCCCCACGCCGACACACCGCCCGGAGGCCACGGGCGCGGTACGCATGGCAATGTCGGCACGCACGGCGACATCGCGCCGGCGGAGATCGCGATCGGCGTCATCATCGGGCGCACGTCGGAGTTCTTCGACTTCTTCGTGTACGCGATCGCGTCGGTGCTGGTGTTCCCGCAACTGATCTTCTCCGATGTCGACCGGCTGACCGGTACGCTCTATTCGTTCGCGATCTTCGCGCTGGCCTTTATCGCGCGGCCGATCGGCTCGCTGATCTTCATGACGATCGACCGTCTATACGGCCGCGGCACCAAGCTGACGATCGCAATTTTCATGCTCGGCGGCGCGACCGCGGCGGTCGCGTTCCTGCCGGGCAGCGACCAGATCGGCAAGACGGCGGGCGTCCTGCTGGCGGTGTTCCGCATCGGCCAGGGCCTCGCGCTCGGCGGCGCGTGGGATGGCCTGTCCTCGCTGCTCGCGCTCAACGCCCCCGAGGCCAAGCGCGGCTGGTACGCGATGATCCCGCAGCTCGGCGCGCCGCTCGGGCTGATGGTGGCGAGCGCGCTGTTCGCCTTTCTGGTCTCGACATTGTCGGCGAGCGACTTCATCGAATGGGGCTGGCGCTATCCGTTCTTCGTCGCGTTCGCGATCAACGTCGTCGCGCTGTTCGCGCGGCTGCGCATCGTCTCGACGCCCGATTACCAGAACCTGTTCGAAAGCCGTGACCTCCAGCCGGCGCCCGTCCTGGAGACGGTCACCTCGCAGGGCCGTAACATCATCATCGGCGCGTTCGCGCCGCTCGCGAGCTTCGCGATGTTCCACATGGTGACGGTGTTCCCGCTGTCCTGGGTGTATCTGTTCACCAAGCAGAGCCCGGCGCGTTTCCTCGAAATCGAGATCGGCGGCGGCATCGTCGGCTTCTTCGCGGTCCTGGCCTCGGGGTTGCTCGCCGACCGGTTCGGGCGTCGCTCGGTGCTCGGCGTCTCGGCGGTGGCGATCGCGGCGTTCAGCGGCTTCGCGCCGCAGCTCCTCAATGGCGGTGACGTCGGCGAGATCATCTTCATGGTGTTCGGCTTCGCGATCCTCGGCATCGGCTTCGGCCAGTCGTCGGGCGTGGTCGCTGGCAATTTCACCAGCCACCATCGTTATACCGGCGCGGCGCTCACGTCGGATCTGGCGTGGCTGGTCGGCGCTGCGTTCGCGCCGCTCGCCGCACTGCTGCTGGCGAGCAATTTCGGCGTGCTGGCGGCGGGCGCGTACCTGCTGTCGGGCGCGGTCGGCACGATTGCCGCCTTGTTCATCAACCGCGAGCTGGGACAGAAGTTCTCGTAA
- the cyoA gene encoding ubiquinol oxidase subunit II, giving the protein MMRPIMILATSFLLGGCNMVVLNPAGDVAAQQRDLLVIATVLMLLIIIPVIALVALFAWRYRASNKDANYQPNWDHSTQLELLIWAAPLLIIICLGAVTWVGTHLLDPYRPIERTASGRPIAPGVKPLEVEVVALDWKWLFIYPEYGFATVNELAAPVDRPIAFKITASSVMNAFYVPALAGMIYAMPSMETRLHAVINKPGKYTGMSANYSGAGFSGMNFHFYGMSDKDFAGWVARNKAAGGNLDRATYLQLERPSEHVPVQRFAAVEPGLFHAAVNFCVKPGTVCTDAMMRQDAARDTQPTPNEHGPMPMPGARPMPMPGHSPAPAGKPDTAGLTGAGLPRPASTPASVALAASASQPRL; this is encoded by the coding sequence ATGATGCGGCCAATCATGATCTTGGCGACCAGCTTCCTGCTCGGTGGCTGCAACATGGTCGTCCTGAACCCGGCGGGGGATGTTGCTGCACAGCAGCGTGATCTGCTCGTCATCGCCACCGTGCTGATGTTGCTCATCATCATCCCGGTGATCGCGCTGGTCGCATTGTTCGCGTGGCGCTACCGCGCCTCGAACAAGGACGCGAACTACCAGCCCAATTGGGATCACTCGACTCAGCTCGAACTGCTGATCTGGGCGGCGCCGCTGCTCATCATCATCTGTCTCGGCGCGGTGACCTGGGTGGGGACGCATCTGCTCGACCCGTATCGCCCGATCGAGCGCACCGCCTCGGGCCGGCCGATCGCGCCGGGCGTCAAGCCGCTTGAGGTCGAAGTCGTCGCGCTCGACTGGAAGTGGCTGTTCATCTACCCCGAATACGGCTTCGCGACGGTCAACGAGCTGGCCGCGCCGGTCGATCGCCCGATCGCCTTCAAGATCACCGCCTCCTCGGTGATGAACGCCTTCTACGTCCCCGCGCTCGCCGGCATGATCTATGCGATGCCGAGCATGGAGACGCGGCTTCACGCGGTCATCAACAAGCCCGGCAAATATACCGGCATGTCCGCCAATTACAGCGGCGCCGGCTTCTCGGGGATGAACTTCCACTTCTACGGCATGAGCGACAAGGATTTCGCCGGCTGGGTCGCCCGCAACAAGGCGGCCGGCGGCAATCTCGATCGCGCGACCTATCTCCAGCTCGAACGCCCGAGCGAGCATGTGCCGGTGCAGCGTTTCGCCGCCGTCGAGCCCGGTCTGTTCCACGCCGCCGTCAATTTCTGCGTCAAGCCCGGCACGGTCTGCACGGATGCGATGATGCGGCAGGATGCGGCGCGCGACACCCAGCCGACCCCGAACGAGCATGGCCCGATGCCGATGCCCGGCGCACGCCCGATGCCCATGCCCGGCCACTCGCCGGCGCCCGCGGGCAAGCCGGACACCGCCGGCCTGACCGGCGCCGGCCTGCCGCGCCCGGCTTCGACCCCGGCCAGCGTGGCGCTCGCCGCGTCCGCCAGCCAACCCCGTCTGTAA
- the cyoB gene encoding cytochrome o ubiquinol oxidase subunit I translates to MSPQFVPISPIFGRFTIASLPLQEPIVVGTFCAVALGGLALVAALTWFKLWGYLWKEWFTSVDHKKIGVMYMVLGLVMLLRGFSDAIMMRAQQAIAFNGSEGYLNAHHYDQVFTAHGVIMIFFVAMPFVTGLMNFVVPLQIGARDVSFPFLNNFSFWMTVGGAVIVMMSLFVGEFARTGWLAYPPLSGVAYSPGVGVDYYIWALQVAGVGTLLSGVNLIATIVKMRAPGMTMMRMPIFTWTALCTNILIVAAFPVLTAVLVLLSLDRYVGTDFFTNTLGGNPMMYVNLIWIWGHPEVYILILPLFGVFSEVTSTFSGKRLFGYSSMVYATVVITILSYVVWLHHFFTMGSGASVNSFFGITTMVISIPTGAKLFNWLFTMYRGRIRFELPMLWTIAFMVTFTIGGMTGVMLAVPPADFVLHNSLFLIAHFHNVIIGGVVFGVFAAINFWFPKAFGFRLDPFWGKISFVCWVSGFWVAFTPLYVMGLMGVTRRLRTFDDPSLQIWFIIAALGAVLIAFGIVALLVQIAVSILNREKLRDTTGDLWHGRTLEWSTSSPPPEYNFAFTPIVHDTDAWWDMQERGAVRPTSGFKAIHMPRGTWAGIVLAGLSVAFGVAMIWYVWWLAILSFVGLIGVAIVHTFNYKRDYHIPAEDVTRVENERTRQLAAEA, encoded by the coding sequence ATGTCACCCCAGTTCGTTCCGATCAGCCCGATCTTCGGCCGCTTCACGATCGCATCGCTGCCGCTTCAGGAGCCGATCGTCGTCGGCACCTTCTGCGCGGTCGCGCTCGGCGGCCTCGCCCTGGTCGCGGCGCTGACGTGGTTCAAATTGTGGGGCTATCTCTGGAAGGAGTGGTTCACGTCGGTCGATCACAAGAAGATCGGCGTGATGTACATGGTGCTCGGGCTCGTCATGCTGCTGCGCGGTTTCTCCGATGCGATCATGATGCGCGCGCAACAGGCGATCGCCTTCAACGGCTCCGAAGGCTATCTCAACGCGCACCATTACGATCAAGTGTTCACCGCCCACGGCGTCATCATGATCTTCTTCGTGGCGATGCCGTTCGTCACCGGGCTGATGAACTTCGTCGTGCCGCTCCAGATCGGCGCGCGTGACGTGTCCTTCCCGTTCCTCAACAATTTCAGCTTCTGGATGACGGTCGGCGGCGCGGTGATCGTGATGATGTCGCTGTTCGTCGGCGAATTCGCGCGCACCGGCTGGCTGGCCTATCCGCCGCTGTCGGGGGTCGCGTACAGCCCCGGGGTCGGGGTCGATTATTACATCTGGGCGTTGCAGGTCGCCGGCGTCGGCACATTGCTGTCCGGGGTCAATCTGATCGCGACGATCGTCAAGATGCGCGCGCCCGGCATGACGATGATGCGGATGCCGATCTTCACCTGGACCGCGCTGTGCACCAACATCCTGATCGTCGCCGCTTTCCCGGTGCTGACCGCGGTACTCGTGCTGCTCAGCCTCGATCGCTATGTCGGCACCGATTTCTTCACGAACACGCTCGGCGGCAACCCGATGATGTACGTGAACCTGATCTGGATCTGGGGCCACCCGGAGGTCTACATCCTGATCCTGCCGCTGTTCGGCGTGTTCTCGGAAGTCACCTCGACCTTCTCGGGCAAGCGGCTGTTCGGCTATTCGTCGATGGTCTACGCGACCGTGGTCATCACCATCCTGTCGTATGTCGTGTGGCTTCACCACTTCTTCACGATGGGGTCGGGCGCGAGCGTCAACAGCTTCTTCGGCATCACCACGATGGTGATCTCGATCCCGACCGGCGCCAAATTGTTCAACTGGCTGTTCACCATGTACCGCGGCCGAATCCGCTTCGAACTGCCGATGCTGTGGACGATCGCGTTCATGGTCACCTTCACGATCGGCGGCATGACCGGCGTGATGCTCGCGGTGCCGCCGGCCGATTTCGTGCTGCACAACTCGCTGTTCCTCATCGCGCACTTCCACAACGTCATCATCGGCGGCGTGGTGTTCGGGGTGTTCGCGGCGATCAACTTCTGGTTCCCCAAGGCGTTCGGCTTCCGGCTCGATCCGTTCTGGGGCAAGATCAGCTTCGTGTGCTGGGTCAGCGGCTTCTGGGTCGCTTTCACGCCGCTCTACGTGATGGGCCTGATGGGCGTCACGCGCCGGCTGCGCACTTTCGACGATCCGTCGCTGCAGATCTGGTTCATCATCGCAGCGCTCGGCGCGGTGCTGATCGCGTTCGGGATCGTCGCGCTGCTGGTGCAGATCGCGGTGAGCATCCTCAACCGCGAGAAGCTGCGCGATACCACCGGCGATCTCTGGCATGGCCGCACGCTCGAATGGTCGACCTCGTCGCCGCCGCCCGAGTATAACTTCGCCTTCACCCCGATCGTCCACGATACCGATGCGTGGTGGGACATGCAGGAGCGTGGCGCGGTGCGTCCGACCTCGGGCTTCAAGGCGATCCACATGCCGCGCGGCACCTGGGCCGGCATCGTCCTCGCTGGCCTCAGCGTCGCCTTCGGTGTCGCGATGATCTGGTACGTGTGGTGGCTGGCGATCCTGAGCTTCGTCGGGCTGATCGGCGTCGCGATCGTCCATACCTTCAACTACAAGCGCGATTATCACATCCCCGCCGAGGACGTGACGCGTGTCGAGAACGAGCGCACCCGCCAGCTCGCCGCGGAGGCCTGA
- the cyoC gene encoding cytochrome o ubiquinol oxidase subunit III, translating into MSADTMTANGDAPVAFYDLDEHDHPEGGSTLLGFWIYLMSDCLIFAMLFATYAVLGHSYAGGPGPRQLFELPLVALNTAMLLFSSITYGFAMLAMNQNKVAQTQIWLFVTALFGIAFLSIELTEFAALIHEGATPQRSAFLSSFFTLVGTHGLHVTFGLVWLFTLMVQIGTKGLIPANRRRLMCLSLFWHFLDVIWIGVFTFVYLMGMLR; encoded by the coding sequence ATGTCGGCTGACACCATGACCGCCAACGGCGACGCGCCGGTCGCCTTCTACGACCTGGACGAGCACGACCATCCCGAAGGCGGCAGCACGCTGCTCGGCTTCTGGATCTACCTGATGAGCGATTGTCTCATCTTCGCGATGCTGTTCGCGACATATGCGGTGCTCGGGCACAGCTATGCCGGCGGCCCCGGCCCGCGCCAGCTTTTCGAGCTGCCGCTGGTCGCGCTCAACACCGCGATGCTGCTGTTCTCGTCGATCACCTATGGCTTCGCGATGCTGGCGATGAACCAGAACAAGGTCGCGCAGACCCAGATCTGGCTGTTCGTCACCGCGCTGTTCGGCATCGCCTTCCTGTCGATCGAGCTGACCGAATTCGCCGCGCTGATTCATGAAGGCGCGACGCCGCAGCGCAGCGCCTTCCTGTCGTCGTTCTTCACGCTCGTCGGCACGCACGGGCTTCACGTCACCTTCGGTCTGGTCTGGCTGTTCACGTTGATGGTGCAGATCGGCACCAAGGGGCTGATCCCCGCCAACCGCCGGCGCCTGATGTGCCTCAGCCTGTTCTGGCACTTCCTCGACGTGATCTGGATCGGCGTCTTCACCTTTGTCTATCTGATGGGAATGCTGCGATGA
- the cyoD gene encoding cytochrome o ubiquinol oxidase subunit IV, with translation MSAHDHAPHAHGDAHGHGDHDGAAHGSYASYLLGFGLSVVLTAIPFWMVMAHVLPNQVTGYIIMAFAAIQIVVHMILFLHLDTKSESGWNMMALAFTVVVLVITLSGSLWVMYNMNTNMMPMSVEDMRQMP, from the coding sequence ATGAGCGCGCACGATCATGCCCCCCACGCCCATGGCGACGCGCACGGCCATGGCGATCACGACGGCGCGGCGCATGGCAGCTACGCCAGCTATCTGCTCGGCTTCGGCCTGTCGGTGGTGCTCACCGCGATTCCGTTCTGGATGGTGATGGCGCATGTGCTGCCCAACCAGGTGACCGGCTATATCATCATGGCGTTCGCGGCGATCCAGATCGTCGTCCACATGATCCTGTTCCTCCACCTCGACACCAAGTCCGAGAGCGGCTGGAACATGATGGCGCTGGCCTTCACCGTCGTCGTCCTCGTCATCACGCTGAGCGGGTCGCTCTGGGTGATGTACAATATGAACACCAACATGATGCCGATGTCCGTCGAGGACATGCGCCAGATGCCGTAA
- a CDS encoding SURF1 family protein: MASGGAPERPPRSPATLILLGSVAALLFAALIALGIWQVERRAWKHALIAQVDARLHAAPVAPPGPAEWPRVTAQDAYRRVALTGTYLPGRETFVKAVTERGPGYWALSPLVTDRGFVVLVNRGFVARAAAPVPPGPVRVAGLLRLSEPGGAFLRKNDPAGNHWFSRDVAAIAQARHLNRIAPYFVDADAASSPPGGPVGGLTVVAFSDNHWIYALTWFGLALLVVIGVGIVAREERRVRRAAAGR, translated from the coding sequence ATGGCCAGCGGCGGTGCTCCCGAGCGACCGCCGCGTTCGCCCGCCACGCTGATCCTGCTGGGTAGCGTGGCGGCGCTGCTCTTCGCCGCGCTGATCGCGCTCGGTATCTGGCAGGTCGAGCGGCGCGCGTGGAAGCACGCGCTGATCGCGCAGGTCGACGCCCGGCTCCATGCCGCGCCGGTCGCGCCACCCGGGCCAGCCGAATGGCCCCGGGTCACCGCGCAGGACGCCTATCGCCGAGTCGCGCTGACCGGCACCTACCTCCCCGGCCGCGAGACCTTCGTGAAAGCGGTGACCGAACGCGGCCCCGGCTATTGGGCGCTGTCGCCGCTCGTCACCGATCGCGGCTTCGTCGTGCTGGTCAATCGCGGCTTCGTCGCGCGAGCCGCCGCCCCCGTGCCGCCGGGGCCGGTGCGCGTGGCCGGGCTGCTCCGGCTGAGCGAACCCGGCGGCGCCTTCCTGCGCAAGAACGATCCCGCTGGTAATCACTGGTTCTCGCGCGATGTCGCAGCGATCGCCCAGGCGCGGCACCTCAACCGAATCGCGCCCTATTTCGTCGATGCCGATGCGGCATCCTCGCCCCCGGGCGGGCCGGTCGGCGGGCTGACCGTGGTGGCGTTCAGCGACAACCACTGGATCTACGCGCTGACCTGGTTCGGCCTCGCGCTGCTCGTCGTCATCGGCGTCGGCATCGTCGCGCGCGAGGAACGCCGCGTGCGCCGCGCCGCGGCGGGGCGGTGA
- a CDS encoding ATP-binding protein, whose product MVLLVQLRWLAVAGQLATILAVQFGMGVVLPLRAMALVLAALVLVNLASLSLLHQRRTITTSELFVALLLDVAALTTQLYLSGGATNPFVSLFLLQVVLGAILLGRWSSWALVVVTCGAFAVLMRHFRPLDLPISLASDPFGLHIVGSLACFALVAVLLVLFVTRISGNLRARDAYVADMRQRAADQDHILQIGLLASGAAHELGTPLASLAVILGDWRRMPRLAADPELARDMAEMQAEVERCKAIVTGILMSAGEARGEAPEITSVHGFFADLVDYWRARGTTPLAYDDAFGADVPIVSDTALKQVICNVLDNAAEVSPHGIGLVVERDGDAIRLSVRDSGPGFAPDMLANLGKPYQSTKQRPGGGLGLFLVVNVMRKLGGSVAARNLDDGGAEVTLRLPLASLALEAETPDA is encoded by the coding sequence ATGGTGCTGCTCGTCCAATTGCGCTGGCTGGCGGTGGCGGGGCAGCTCGCGACGATCCTCGCCGTCCAGTTCGGGATGGGCGTGGTGCTGCCGCTGCGCGCGATGGCGCTGGTGCTGGCCGCGCTGGTGCTGGTCAATCTCGCCAGCCTGTCCTTGCTCCACCAGCGCCGCACCATCACCACCAGCGAATTGTTCGTCGCATTGCTGCTCGACGTGGCGGCGCTGACCACGCAACTTTACCTCAGCGGCGGCGCGACCAACCCGTTCGTGTCGCTGTTCCTGCTGCAGGTCGTGCTCGGCGCGATCCTGCTCGGTCGCTGGTCGAGCTGGGCATTGGTGGTCGTCACCTGCGGCGCGTTCGCGGTGCTGATGCGGCATTTCCGGCCGCTCGATCTGCCGATCAGCCTCGCCAGCGATCCGTTTGGGCTGCACATCGTCGGCTCATTGGCGTGCTTCGCGCTGGTGGCGGTGCTGCTGGTGCTGTTCGTCACGCGGATCAGCGGAAATCTGCGCGCGCGCGACGCCTATGTCGCGGACATGCGCCAGCGCGCGGCGGATCAGGACCATATCCTCCAGATCGGGCTGCTCGCCTCGGGCGCTGCGCACGAACTCGGCACGCCGCTCGCCTCGCTGGCGGTGATCCTCGGTGATTGGCGGCGGATGCCCCGGCTCGCCGCCGATCCCGAACTCGCGCGCGACATGGCCGAGATGCAGGCCGAGGTCGAACGTTGCAAGGCGATCGTCACCGGCATCCTGATGTCGGCGGGCGAAGCGCGCGGCGAGGCGCCTGAGATCACCAGCGTCCACGGCTTCTTCGCCGATCTGGTCGACTATTGGCGCGCACGTGGCACCACCCCGCTCGCCTATGACGATGCGTTCGGCGCGGACGTGCCGATCGTGTCCGACACGGCGCTCAAACAGGTGATCTGCAACGTGCTCGACAATGCCGCCGAAGTCTCGCCGCACGGCATCGGCCTCGTCGTCGAACGCGACGGCGACGCGATCCGGCTGAGCGTGCGCGACTCGGGGCCGGGCTTCGCCCCCGACATGCTCGCCAATCTCGGCAAGCCGTATCAATCGACCAAGCAGCGGCCCGGCGGTGGACTCGGGCTGTTTCTGGTGGTCAACGTGATGCGCAAGCTCGGCGGCTCGGTGGCGGCGCGCAATCTCGACGATGGCGGCGCCGAGGTGACGCTGCGGCTACCGCTCGCCTCGCTCGCGCTCGAAGCGGAGACGCCGGATGCCTGA
- a CDS encoding response regulator transcription factor, translating to MPDRTLVIVEDDEAFARTLKRSFERRGYTVLTAASPEALDALLAGHRPGFAVVDLKLGQASGLACVKTLHAHDSAMLIVVLTGYASIATAVEAIKLGASHYLAKPSNTDDIEAAFRKTRGDIDAPISDRQTSIKTLEWERIHEVLAETGFNISETARRLGMHRRTLARKLEKQQVK from the coding sequence ATGCCTGACCGCACACTCGTGATCGTCGAGGACGACGAAGCCTTCGCCCGCACGCTCAAACGCTCGTTCGAACGGCGCGGCTATACGGTGCTGACCGCCGCCAGCCCCGAAGCGCTCGACGCGCTGCTGGCCGGGCATCGCCCCGGCTTCGCGGTGGTCGATCTCAAGCTCGGCCAAGCCTCGGGCCTCGCCTGCGTCAAGACGCTTCACGCGCACGATTCCGCGATGCTGATCGTCGTGCTGACCGGCTACGCCAGCATCGCGACGGCGGTCGAGGCGATCAAGCTGGGCGCGTCGCACTACCTCGCCAAACCCTCCAACACCGACGATATCGAGGCGGCGTTCCGCAAGACCCGCGGCGACATCGACGCGCCGATCAGCGACCGCCAGACCTCGATCAAGACGCTCGAATGGGAACGCATCCACGAGGTGCTGGCGGAGACCGGGTTCAACATCTCCGAAACCGCCCGCCGGCTGGGGATGCACCGCCGCACGCTCGCGCGGAAGCTGGAGAAGCAACAGGTGAAGTGA
- a CDS encoding PepSY-associated TM helix domain-containing protein: protein MGALVKDGLAESSARATVAPSQPPARARPKFRAWWMKQLITWHWISAAVSLATMLLFAITGITLNHAASIAATPVVTTGKATVPPRLMRLLAAPHAADAPLPDAIAAELAPLLHLDAHGKPAEWSDDDVYVAMPGPGRDAWISIARATGAATSEITDRGWIAWANDLHKGRNTGAVWFWFIDLFAAACVLFSLTGLLLLQLHARRRPLTWPLVAFSLALPLILAVVFIH, encoded by the coding sequence ATGGGCGCTTTGGTGAAGGATGGTCTGGCCGAATCGAGCGCGCGCGCCACGGTCGCGCCGTCGCAGCCGCCAGCGCGCGCCAGGCCCAAATTCCGCGCGTGGTGGATGAAGCAGCTCATCACGTGGCACTGGATCAGCGCGGCGGTGTCGCTCGCCACGATGCTGCTGTTCGCGATCACCGGCATCACGCTCAACCACGCAGCGAGCATCGCCGCCACCCCGGTGGTGACGACGGGCAAGGCTACCGTGCCGCCGCGCCTGATGCGCCTGCTCGCCGCGCCGCACGCCGCCGACGCGCCGCTGCCCGATGCGATCGCCGCCGAGCTTGCGCCGCTGCTCCACCTCGATGCGCACGGTAAGCCCGCCGAATGGTCCGACGATGATGTCTATGTCGCGATGCCGGGGCCGGGCCGCGACGCGTGGATCAGCATCGCGCGTGCGACCGGCGCGGCGACCTCGGAAATCACCGATCGCGGCTGGATCGCGTGGGCGAACGATCTCCACAAGGGGCGCAACACCGGCGCTGTGTGGTTCTGGTTCATCGATCTGTTCGCCGCCGCCTGCGTGCTGTTCTCGCTGACCGGGCTGCTGCTGCTCCAGCTTCACGCGCGGCGGCGGCCGCTCACCTGGCCCTTGGTCGCGTTCAGCCTCGCGCTGCCGCTGATCCTCGCCGTCGTCTTCATCCATTGA
- a CDS encoding DUF2271 domain-containing protein encodes MRKTPLLIAGALAAPASAGTISVTIPRVPVAEYHRPYVAAWIEPVGGGAAQTVFVWYDIKKKGNEPGTKWLSDLRTFWRKGGRSLTLPADGISGATRAPGTYQIPLPANLKTGAYTLYVEAARETGGRELVSVPLSIPAKAASAAGKTELGTVTIR; translated from the coding sequence ATGCGCAAGACACCGCTTCTGATCGCCGGTGCGCTGGCTGCGCCGGCGAGCGCGGGCACGATCAGCGTCACCATCCCGCGGGTACCGGTCGCCGAATATCACCGGCCCTATGTCGCGGCGTGGATCGAGCCGGTCGGCGGCGGTGCCGCGCAAACGGTGTTCGTCTGGTACGACATCAAGAAGAAAGGCAACGAGCCGGGCACCAAATGGCTGTCCGACCTGCGCACCTTCTGGCGCAAGGGCGGTCGCTCGCTGACGCTTCCCGCCGATGGCATCAGCGGCGCGACGCGCGCGCCGGGCACCTACCAGATCCCTTTGCCGGCCAATCTCAAGACCGGCGCCTACACGCTGTACGTCGAGGCCGCGCGCGAGACCGGCGGGCGCGAGCTGGTGTCGGTGCCGCTTAGCATCCCCGCCAAGGCCGCGAGCGCCGCCGGCAAGACCGAACTCGGCACCGTCACGATCCGCTAA
- a CDS encoding DUF4198 domain-containing protein, whose product MRLAFRLAASAAMLSCAVPALAHRAWLVPSTTIVSGTDDWVSVDAAISNDLFFADHNAMRPDMVKVWAPDGSPAQIQNAATLHYRSVFDVKLDKPGTWKIGTTQSAVMGSFKVDGQDWRVGGRGPGGPARPGGAAPMARPAGEGPPPGFQPRPSVATVADIPANATDIKLTEVVGQNNVFITAGAPTATVFQPTNTALEMVPVTHPDELVSNEPAKFRFLIDGKPAAGLKVTLVPGGKRYREGEGAFDVTTGADGVAELKWPFAGLFWLNATSTDAHPSAPRATERRMSYTATLEVVAP is encoded by the coding sequence ATGCGCTTGGCTTTCCGTCTCGCCGCCTCCGCCGCAATGCTGTCGTGCGCCGTTCCAGCACTGGCGCACCGTGCCTGGCTGGTGCCCTCGACCACGATCGTCTCGGGTACCGACGATTGGGTGTCGGTCGACGCGGCGATCTCGAACGACCTGTTCTTCGCCGATCACAACGCGATGCGCCCCGACATGGTCAAGGTCTGGGCGCCCGACGGCAGCCCCGCGCAGATCCAGAACGCCGCGACGCTGCATTATCGTTCGGTGTTCGACGTCAAGCTCGACAAGCCCGGCACCTGGAAGATCGGCACAACGCAATCGGCGGTGATGGGCAGCTTCAAGGTCGATGGCCAGGATTGGCGCGTCGGGGGGCGTGGGCCGGGCGGACCCGCTCGTCCCGGCGGTGCGGCGCCGATGGCACGGCCCGCCGGCGAAGGCCCGCCACCCGGCTTCCAGCCGCGCCCGAGCGTCGCCACCGTCGCGGACATCCCCGCCAACGCCACGGATATCAAGCTGACCGAAGTGGTCGGCCAGAACAACGTCTTCATCACCGCCGGCGCGCCGACCGCGACGGTGTTCCAGCCGACCAACACAGCGCTGGAAATGGTGCCGGTGACTCACCCCGATGAACTCGTCTCGAACGAGCCGGCCAAGTTCCGCTTCCTCATCGACGGCAAGCCCGCCGCCGGGCTCAAGGTCACGCTCGTCCCCGGCGGCAAGCGCTACCGTGAAGGTGAGGGCGCGTTCGACGTGACCACCGGCGCGGACGGCGTCGCCGAGCTCAAATGGCCGTTCGCCGGGCTGTTCTGGCTCAACGCCACCAGCACCGACGCGCACCCGAGCGCACCGCGCGCGACCGAGCGCCGGATGAGCTACACCGCGACTCTCGAAGTGGTGGCGCCGTAA